Below is a window of Aptenodytes patagonicus chromosome 15, bAptPat1.pri.cur, whole genome shotgun sequence DNA.
tttgctgggagatGGGGAGTTTCAGCACGCTGCCACGCAGTGTGGCTCTTCCGCGGAAGGTGCATCCAGGTGCAGAAGCTCCTGGAGCCGTGTGTTCAGCGCTGTTACTGCTGTTGCCAAGCTAGCCCCCGTGAATGAAACAAACTATTCCAGTAAAAGCGTGGTGTTGTCGCCATAACTGTGCTCGCATAAAGAAGATGCTGTTGTCGGAGATCGCTGTCCTCACCTTCCTGAAGGACACTTGTGCAAGCCCGTGGTGTAGACGCAGCAAAGCAGCCTGCAGCCCACCCTGGATCCCAGGGTGTGAAGGATGCGTTGGATAAGCCACCCCAGCCACTGCCTTTGGGGTGAGTGCCAGAGGTGGAGGTCTCACTGTCCTATAATAGAAATGTtgtgaaggaaaagcaaatgtttgttttctcattGACTTGAGCCCTGCACTCATGAGAGCTATCAGGTGTTTCTCCTAGATCTTCATGTGAATTAAAGGAACAAAGGTGGGCTTTTTGGGAGGACGGGGCTTTTGGGGCAGAAATCAGCCTCCGTGGAACTTCAGCGTGGATTTGGTGATACAGTGTTCTGAGACCTCTCAGTTGGGACCGCAGAGTCCAGGAACCTCTGGTCCAGCCTAGTTCTGCCTGCACTGGTACGAGTGGAGAGGGTGAATGGTGGGCATCCTTTCTGAGGTGGGGTTAGAAAGAGCTGGTCATGGTGAGCACTGTTCCTGAGCACGCCCAGCCGCCCgtgtccccctctccccctcccgcGGCCATCCTCTTAGCTCAAAGTGCATTTGCAAAAATACcatctgaaataaattttgattCTTCTGGTGGGattggaggaggagaaggagggacaAGGTCTAATGGCTTAcggatttttctctttccatattAAACATGATGGTATCAAGCCTGTTTTTAAAGGAGCTATTGTATAGATTAAAATTTTATATCGTTCCACATAGCCTTATAGAATATGTAAATATGGGTCACGATAAATATATTGTGCTATAGAAAATACTTTGTACTACATAGTTTCCTAAGTAATAAAGATATTCTGGCTGTTGTGTACTGTACTGTACAACTATACTTCAAGTTTAGCTTTACCagatactaagaaaaaaacctattttctAACACTATAAGTGTTTTTCAAAGGGATTTAAGAGGCTGACAGCAAAAGGAAATTGAGTTCTGTTAGGAAGACAAATCAATGAGACCCAGTGCCCCTTCTGTCATGTTTTTGCAATTGCCTTATCATTGCGCGAGCTCCGTGAGTTTGGGAAAGGAAGATTCATGGGCACTGCAGCCCCTACAGAGCTAAGTGTAATGGGGACGCTGGCAAGGAGTGGACCGgtaagaaaaatgctttctaagAATTTGTAATCTGTTGAACACAGATACCATTGTGTTTGGTAAAAGCGACAGATTAATCCATTCCACGCTCTCCTTTGAGTCCTCCTTCTGTACAGAAGTGATTTTCTATTTTACAGCCAAGCAGTTTTGTAttcaaacaaaagatgaaaatgtgAAAAGGCACTGCAATAAAAATGGACTGTATCGAACCGCTGTCCGTGCTGGGGTCTTTGTAGGTACAAAATGTCCTTTGACTAGTGACAACAAATGCTATTGAGCTGCACTGCGCTGCCAGTTGCACTTCATGTTTAGCTTTACGTTGCTAAGACCCTTATCCCACCCCCACCTCGACTCACGTTTGTCGGAGCTGTGCAGCATCCCGCGGGCGGGCTCCGATGGGGAAGGCAAATCTCTTTTGGAGGTGATTTGTCTCGTCCTTCATCAGAAGCTGCACCAATGGGCAGTGGTGAAAAAGAGTCTGTTGGAGACGGAGCGCAGTGCTGCACCAGACACTCTGTGGATCGTCTCTGTCGTACCGGGCTTGGTGCATCATCCCCGCTCTGTGCTGGGGCCGAGCCTCCGCAGGAAAGCCGCCACCGTGGCTGTACGTCAGCGACGGGATGGGGATGAAAAGCCTTGCCGTAAATGGCTCTAATGCGTGGTACGATACAGCAAATTGCAGCAGAGCGCTCCATTTGGGCGCTGTCGCTGACGGGACAAGTTTCCGGCCATCTGCCAATTAGATAAACTTCAGGTTTGTCCAACCTGGCCCAGTGGAGTAGCTTTTTGGCAATTTCGGTAAATGTTTCATGTGAGTTCTCAGTTTCAAGATGAGGCACACTCAGAGCAGGTAGAAAACCCTGCAAGAGCAGTACTAAAGGGAGATAGATGTGTGTAGGTTGAACGTAACTTAGTGTTCCCTGAAGAAGAGGGAATCAGGCCCACTACCAGCAAAGTAAAATGCTCTCAGCTTGGCATCTGGTGTGGAAGAACTGCACTTTCCCCCCCGTTAGATTATGCTTTGCCTGTAAAGATGGAGGAACCCACGTACGAGGCACTTGGCTCCCAAAAGACCCTGTTAGTCTCCTTGAGCCCAGGGCAGTGTGTGTGCAGTGCTCTTGGCAAACACTCGGGGTAGGGAGATGAACTGGGGTGCAAAGAAGGAAACGGGGCTTGATGGAGAAAACCTTCCTGATAAGAGTCAAAGCTAAGGTGAGAACCCGAATCTTGAGTGCCTGTCCTGCTCTCTTGCCGCGGTACCAGCTGCCCTCAGCTTCCCCACCGTGCTTCCAGCAGAGCTCCTGGGAGTTGATGCCGACCCCACGTCTCATCTTGCGTTTGAGCCCAAACaagctgtaaatattttgcaTGGTTTTTTGCTTTGTGCTGTGCTTGGTTTCTAAGCTAAACCCTCCCGTTAACTGCTGATGGGAGAGTTTTCCAGAGAACCTGGCAAGAAGCAGCGTGAACGTGCTGATGTGAATTTCGACGTTAATCTTCCGTAAATTGAGTGGCACATTTTTAAGGGACAGCCAGGAGAAATCTGAATAACGTTTCCATAGCACGCTGCAAGCCCGTGCTATTGAGATGAAATCTCATGGATGAAATTCAGTAGACGCAGCTGCTGTATCAGCGTCCAAATAATGTGCTGTTCTGTTCAGAAGCAACCCATAAATAGCAGGGCCGCCCGCGCTGGCCAGCAGAGCGGAACCACGCCGAGAGAGGTAGTGGCGGCATTGCTTGGACTGGAAGGGGCTTTAAAAAAGAGTTAGCCTGTCTGAGTCGAGGTCTCACTATAGCGAATGTTTTGCTAATGCTTGTCGAGAAGTGATGCTGCAGGGTTTTGATTAAGGACGCCGGTCAAACTCAGTTTCTTTTATTCGTCTCCTGTTAACCTCTCGGCAACCCCTTGCGTTAGCGTGGCGAGAGCGGACGGGGCGGTGTGCTGGGAcagggtttcctattcgagcagGAACTTCGTGATGTTCCTGGAGAGCAAGGAGGGGGCTCTCACTGCTGTCCTGCCAGCCAACGCggtggcagcagctccagctgccgGGGTCTGATGCCCTACGGGACGCTGGGCTGTGGGAGCAAGGGAGAGCTGTCAGATTTACGTTAGTGGGGAAAGATGTCAGCAGCTGGAAGCTGAAACCCGGCAAATTCCTGCTGGAAACAAAGGACATGCTTTTAGACATGAGTTTAACGAGCAACTGGGTGAGCTGCCCAGGGTCAGAGGGGGATCCTGCGTCGCTTGGAAGAAGATGGCTTGGTTCAGTCATGGGCTCTCTGGCCCCACAGTGATGCCCGGGTGAGGATGCAGGGCCTACgtgcaggagggagagaaggatggaTAACGGAGCGCTTCCTTCCAGCCTGGACATCCCTGGGGAtttacagctgctgcttttgggggGAACTGTATTAACTTTTGCTACCTGTTCCCATGCCAACttcatcttttctattttattaagcACTTTATAATTTAAAGGCTGATAGCTCACATAAAAGCGATGCTGTTTTAACCTCCTACCATTTGCGTTTTCCAGGCACAATGACTGAGCAGCAAAGTCCCCCTGAGCAGATGGCGACTGGGGAGGGTGCTGGCGAGCGAGGTGGCAATTACAAGGTATACTGGGGGCAGCTGGTTACAAGCGAACTTTGGGTGATGCTGTAGGTCGCCATGTGTTGCAGTGTGCGTGCACCAGGCTGGTACCGGTGTCAAAGCACTGCAGGTTGTACTGGGGAAGCAAGTGGTCTCCGACTCTCCTAATGCAGCAGTGCATTAGTGTCACTGCTCTGAGCCCACCGAGCCCAGCTGCATGGGGCTGCAGGCCAGGGAGGGAGGCTTAGTCCAGGGGatttgctgctgcctggcaggaggAGATGCTGCTCTCTGTGTTTGTGGCTGCCAAGTACATTTGCCTAGTGGTTTGGTGTGCAGCTGCACAGTGTTTTAATCCAGGAGATAAAGTATCCCGTCATGGCAGGGATCGGCTCTAGGTTTCAGCAGTGAAATTCCTTATGCATTTTTTTAGGTTATAATTCTTACGCTCATAGGCTGGTTAGAGGTAAATCAGCTGTGGGTGTTGCAATGGCTGCAGCCCTTCCCGCAGGTCGGGAAGCCAGGCAaagctgctcctggctggggaaggctggaggtgggaGCAGATCCTGCAAATGGAGTAAAGAGGTGCCGGGAGCTTGGGCTGCTTACTGCTTTGGGGCGGAAAGAAGTTCCTGAGGGTCATGGGTGTCACCTCCATCCCTTGATACCCTCCATCATGCGGTGTCTGCAGGAGGCTCTGCCCTTGTCCAAGGCTCAGGGGTTTCAGCTGGGACCCCTttggggcaggggccggggggtGTCTGGCTGCACGTGTGTGTAGCCTGGCTGCCATGCTGACCTTCCTGGTCCCCAAGTTGTGCTGGGCACCCTGGGCCCTGCTCCCCGCTGCACTCAGCTGCTGGCACTGGCTCAAACTTGTCCTGCAGCTCAGCCTCGAAGCTCTGCCGAAAGCAGGAGGTCCCAGGGAGGTGTTGTGATCTCTGCACCTGGCAGGGTttagaggaaaacactgaaaaacgaGCTTGTGCCAGGCCAGGCGAGGCCAGGGGAACGAATGGATCTGGAGGGAGCAGCGAGAAAGAAACAACGGACTGTGACTGGGTTGGGGGCAGGAGACTACAGCCCACAGCCCCGGAGGTCTCTTAGCACAAACCCTCTGCGTTTTCAATGCTGTGTTGGAGCCAATCAACTTGTTTTCAGCCTGTCATGGATGAAATATCAGCCTGTGTTTTACTGAGCAAACATCTTTGGCCAATACCCGGCTGTGGAGCGAAGCCCAGGAGCCGTCTGTCAGGGCAGAGACACGTGGCAGGATCCAGCTCTGCCGTGGGACAGGAGCGACGTTGGCATGGGGCGGCAGGGATGGAGGCGACGCAGCTGGAATGCTTCGTTCTGCTGCTGCATTTGCCAAGGGGGGGGTCCTGCACCAGTGCAGGGCGCTTCCCCCCCAgcgtggctgcagcagcagctgacgGCGTCTCTCCCTGCTTTAGATCACGATCTACGAGCTGGAGAATTTCCAGGGGAAGAAGTGCGAGCTGACGGAGGAGCTCCCCAGCATCACTGAGAAAGAGCTGGAGAAGGTGGGCTCCATCCAGGTGGAGTCTGGCCCGTAAGTCCGGGGTGCGGAGGACGGACAAGCCCTGGGCTGGGGACGGGGCAGGGAGAGCATCCCCTGCATCCTGCTCATGGGGAGCAGTCCTGCCTCATGCCGGGGCGCTCCCCCCGTGCACGGGGGGCCATGCCTTCCCCAACCCCCTGGTCCTGCAGGTGGCTGGGCTTTGAGCGGCAAGCCTTCGCCGGGGAGCAGTTTGTGCTGGAGAAGGGGGACTACCCGCGCTGGGACTCCTGGTCCAACAGCCACAACAGCGACAGCCTGATGTCCATCCGTCCCCTCCAGATCGTGAGTAGTGGCTGTGCTGGGGTGTCTGTGCCCCTGGGGACAAGCAGCGTGGCTGCAGCAATGGGGTCTGCCAGGCTGGGAGGGTCTTGGTGGGCTGGGGTCGCAAAGGGCAGCCCCTCACCCGTGCTTCCCCCTAGGACAGCCCCGACCACAAGATCCACCTCTTTGAGAACGCAGGTTACATGGGGCGGAAGATGGAAATCGTGGACGATGACGTCCCCAGCCTCTGGGCCCATGGCTTCCAGGACCGTGTGGCCAGCGTCAGGGCCCTGAATGGAACGTAAGGACGGTGGCACTGCGGGCACATGGGGACACCCCAACAAGATCCCGTCCCATGGCACCGCGGGTGGTGGCAGGGATGCCTGGCACAGCCACTACAGCAGGGACGGGGCAGCTGTCCCCATGATGCTGCTCATGCCCATCGTGTCCCCTGCCACCCTCCCCTGGCCCGCAGGGAGTGATGAGGACCAGGGCAGCATC
It encodes the following:
- the CRYBB3 gene encoding beta-crystallin B3: MTEQQSPPEQMATGEGAGERGGNYKITIYELENFQGKKCELTEELPSITEKELEKVGSIQVESGPWLGFERQAFAGEQFVLEKGDYPRWDSWSNSHNSDSLMSIRPLQIDSPDHKIHLFENAGYMGRKMEIVDDDVPSLWAHGFQDRVASVRALNGTWVGYEYPGYRGRQHVFEKGEYRHWNEWDANQPLIQSVRRVRDQQWHQRGCFENS